The Colletes latitarsis isolate SP2378_abdomen chromosome 1, iyColLati1, whole genome shotgun sequence genome has a segment encoding these proteins:
- the Stops gene encoding SOCS domain-containing protein stops: protein MEVLIDGYFDKLFSEMERSCLASRYKRRELVSYFSDVINSCAEAENLDKQDVCERIVMSALRYHNITMMENGYVCMLGKFHNVLYVAAKLCFDWNLDNNEIVSRLLNDIFYCEKTFERILVGAIFGTRVTHFLSGWKSDFEDREENIRALMYFLHHATVGRLEYRCESCPVKRRLIDIPMESYGQALPLRVAIQHGSPDILLVMLRYGASVEPDNLAPTPLEMLLTRLSEYDPLPGKQEVVYPAPLLLCLRMVLRTVTTAFVKTPNHIADQCGVSSVSLYEQYPNLVEQNLVPPERSGLSPPELRHLCRCRIRETLFENWALPHGIKTLEIPVSLRDYLDLLCD, encoded by the exons ATGGAAGTGTTGATAGACGGCTACTTCGACAAGCTGTTCTCTGAAATGGAGCGCAGTTGCCTGGCCTCGCGATACAAACGTCGCGAGTTGGTCAGCTACTTCTCCGATGTGATAAATAGCTGCGCGGAAG CAGAGAATCTGGACAAGCAGGACGTCTGCGAGAGAATAGTGATGTCGGCCCTGCGCTACCACAACATTACCATGATGGAGAACGGCTATGTCTGCATGTTGGGCAAGTTCCACAACGTTTTGTACGTGGCAGCGAAGCTCTGCTTCGACTGGAACCTCGACAACAACGAGATCGTCTCTAGACTACTAAACGACATTTTCTACTGCGAGAAGACATTCGAGCGGATACTGGTAGGCGCGATCTTTGGCACACGGGTGACGCACTTCCTGTCTGGCTGGAAGAGCGACTTCGAGGACCGCGAGGAGAACATTCGAGCGTTGATGTATTTCCTGCACCACGCTACGGTTGGACGCCTCGAGTACAGATGCGAGTCGTGTCCCGTGAAGCGGCGTCTGATCGACATACCCATGGAGTCCTATGGCCAGGCGTTGCCTTTGAGGGTGGCCATTCAACACGGTTCACCTGACATTCTTCTGGTGATGCTACGTTACGGAGCCTCGGTAGAACCTGACAATCTGGCTCCAACGCCCTTGGAGATGCTCCTGACGAGGCTCAGCGAGTACGACCCTCTGCCAGGCAAACAGGAAGTAGTCTATCCCGCACCCTTGCTCCTCTGTCTGAGAATGGTGCTGAGAACCGTGACCACCGCCTTCGTGAAGACGCCCAATCACATAGCTGACCAGTGTGGGGTCTCCAGCGTCTCCCTGTACGAACAGTACCCGAATCTGGTGGAACAGAACCTGGTACCACCAGAGCGAAGTGGTCTCAGTCCACCAGAACTCAGACATCTGTGTCGTTGTCGCATCAGAGAGACGCTGTTCGAGAACTGGGCCTTGCCTCATGGGATAAAGACCTTGGAGATCCCAGTGTCGCTGAGGGACTACCTCGACCTCCTTTGCGACTGA
- the Gycbeta100b gene encoding guanylate cyclase soluble subunit beta-1-like, translating to MYGFVNYALELLVVKTFDSETWEAIKKDAAVNMDGQFLVRQIYDDEITYNIISAAVNRLNIPANEILELFGRMFFEFCQDSGYDKILQVLGATPRDFLQNLDALHDHLGTLYPGMRAPSFRCTERPEDGALILHYYSDRPGLEHIVIGIVKTVAKKLHGTDIEMRILKTKNECDHVQFLITNTSGPGVVSNPMIAELETLSVEPKVSPMTFCRVFPFHLMFDQDLTIVQTGCTITRVIPQVCSGNCKLNDILLTVRPHLELTFENILSHINTVYVLRTKKGVMRVNATEEYSCLRLKGQMLYIPESDLVVFLCYPSVMNLDDLTRRGLYLSDVPLHDATRDLVLMSEQFEADYKLTRNLELLTDKLQQTYRELDGEKQKTDRLLYSVLPISVANELRHSRPVPAKKYDCVTLLFSGIVGFGAYCAAHTDSSGAMKIVNMLNQLYTAFDVLTDPKKNPNVYKVETVGDKYMAVSGLPEPCRCHARCIARLALDMMDLAADEVQIDGEPVKITIGIHSGEVVTGVIGHRMPRYCLFGNTVNLTSRTETTGEPGKINVSEDAYRYLCMPENQDPQFLLEYRGPVTMKGKSEPMNVWFLSRETELAS from the exons ATG TACGGTTTTGTGAATTACGCCCTCGAGCTGCTGGTTGTGAAGACCTTTGACAGCGAGACGTGGGAGGCGATAAA GAAAGATGCGGCGGTTAACATGGACGGCCAGTTTCTGGTTCGCCAGATCTACGACGACGAAATTACGTACAATATTATATCAGCTGCTGTCAATCGGCTCA ATATTCCAGCCAACGAGATACTGGAGCTATTTGGGCGGATGTTTTTCGAGTTCTGTCAGGATTCCGGATACGACAAGATCCTCCAGGTGCTGGGAGCTACGCCCAGGGACTTCCTGCAG AATTTGGACGCCCTTCACGATCATTTAGGCACTTTGTACCCTGGAATGAGGGCACCCTCTTTCCGATGCACAGAGAGACCGGAGGATGGTGCGCTCATATTGCATTATTACTCCGAtcgacctggtttggaacatatcGTCATTGGCATCGTTAAG ACCGTGGCGAAAAAGCTTCACGGTACGGACATAGAGATGCGGATATTGAAGACGAAGAACGAGTGCGATCACGTGCAATTTCTGATAACCAACACGTCCGGTCCGGGGGTCGTTTCTAATCCCATGATCGCTGAATTGGAGACTTTGTCCGTGG AACCAAAAGTGAGCCCAATGACGTTCTGCCGAGTATTTCCGTTTCATCTGATGTTCGACCAGGACCTCACCATAGTTCAAACCGGGTGCACCATAACTCGTGTCATACCTCAAGTGTGCTCTGGTAATTGCAAACTGAACGACATTCTTCTGACC GTCAGGCCGCATTTAGAGTTAACGTTCGAGAACATATTGTCCCACATAAACACGGTGTACGTGCTGCGAACGAAGAAGGGTGTGATGCGTGTTAACGCTACCGAAGAGTACTCGTGTCTGCGCTTGAAA GGACAAATGTTGTACATTCCCGAGTCGGATCTAGTCGTCTTTCTATGCTATCCCAGCGTGATGAATTTGGACGACCTGACCAG ACGGGGTTTGTATTTGAGCGACGTTCCCCTTCACGACGCTACCAGAGATCTCGTTCTGATGTCAGAGCAATTCGAGGCTGATTACAAATTAACGAGGAACTTGGAATTGCTTACCGATAAATTGCAGCAGACGTATCGCGAACTTGACGGCGAGAAGCAGAAGACCGACAG GTTACTGTACTCGGTGCTGCCCATTTCCGTGGCGAACGAACTCAGGCATTCCAGGCCGGTTCCAGCGAAGAAGTACGATTGCGTGACTCTGCTGTTTTCCGGAATTGTCGGTTTTGGGGCCTACTGCGCCGCTCACACGGACTCGAGCGGCGCCATGAAGATCGTCAACATGCTCAATCAACTCTACACCGCGTTCGACGTGCTCACAGATCCAAAAAAGAATCCCAACGTCTATAAG GTCGAAACTGTTGGTGACAAATACATGGCCGTAAGCGGATTACCGGAACCATGTCGTTGCCATGCACGATGCATCGCTCGCTTGGCACTGGATATGATGGATCTGGCTGCAGACGAAGTGCAGATCGATGGCGAGCCTGTG AAAATCACCATCGGGATCCACAGTGGCGAGGTCGTAACTGGAGTAATTGGCCACCGTATGCCTCGTTATTGCCTGTTTGGAAACACGGTGAACCTCACCAGCCGCACAGAAACCACCGGCGAGCCTGGAAAAATAAACGTCTCGGAGGACGCGTACAG ATATTTATGCATGCCCGAGAACCAGGATCCACAGTTTCTGCTGGAATACAGGGGACCTGTGACCATGAAGGGCAAGTCGGAACCCATGAACGTCTGGTTCCTGTCCAGAGAAACGGAACTGGCCTCCTAA